GAAAAGGTCGTTGTATATTCCATAGACGACAGAATCTATATCTTCGATACCCGTATCCGAGTCCTTCATAGCGTTGGTAGCAGCCTCGAATGCGAGTTCATAGTACGTCATTCCGGGAGATCTAGCTTCGAATTTTGTCTGACCTGCGCCGACTACCGCAACCCTCCTTTTTTCAGCCTTCAGCTCCTTGTAAATGCTCACTTTATTCCCCCGTTACCATTCGTAGATCGCTCAAGGTGGAGCGTCCCGAATTCCATCACAGTTTCATTCCTCTGATTTAAAGTTCTGGCCTCGGTAGTGACAGAAACCGTCCCGGGCAGCGACTCCTTTCTGACGCTGCTGTAAACAACAGTCAGAGTGTCCCCAATTCTCACCGGTTTGACGAACCTGACATACTCTATCGACTTCAGTGCCATGAAAACATCGACATTAATAACCCCAGATCTGATCATCAGCCCAAGCGAGACCGACAGTGTCAGATATCCATGTGCCACCCTCTCCCTGAAGATACTTCTTTCCGCGGCCTCTTTGTCTGTGTGGAGATAAGTCCAGTCTCCGGTAAAATAGGAAAACACAACAATATCCGTTTCGGTAATTGTCCTCCCTTCAGTTCTGACTTCCGTGGCAATCAGACCTCATCAGCTTAAGTTTGTGTCTCCGGCCCCGTGTAGAGATCCTTGTATCCCTCACGAAGCTCCTTCTTCAGGATCTTCCCGCTGGCGTTGTGCGGAAGAGCATCAAGTACGATAATCCTCTTCGGCACCTTGTATCCGGCCATCCCTTGCCCGAGTTTTTCCAGCGTTTCAGAGATCACAAGCGTACGGTCCTTCTTCAATGTGACAAACGCTGTTACCGCTTCCAGCCAGTACGGATGAGGCAGACCTACAACAGCAGCCTCTGCTATGCG
This genomic interval from Candidatus Sysuiplasma jiujiangense contains the following:
- a CDS encoding MaoC family dehydratase N-terminal domain-containing protein yields the protein MIATEVRTEGRTITETDIVVFSYFTGDWTYLHTDKEAAERSIFRERVAHGYLTLSVSLGLMIRSGVINVDVFMALKSIEYVRFVKPVRIGDTLTVVYSSVRKESLPGTVSVTTEARTLNQRNETVMEFGTLHLERSTNGNGGIK